DNA from Ovis aries strain OAR_USU_Benz2616 breed Rambouillet chromosome 15, ARS-UI_Ramb_v3.0, whole genome shotgun sequence:
GTTGGAAGGCAGGTCACAACTGAAAAAGCCAAAGAAAAGCTTCCATTAACTCCAGCTTATCTTAGGGTTCTTGTTCTGGGAAATCTTCAGCTTCCTGAAATACAAAGCAGAAGTTTAAATGGATAATGCATTTGGCAAGAGTACAATAGGAATACCTgacatgaatacatatatattactagATCTATTTTCCATtgtgaagaaaaatattcttaagTATATTTGTCCCCCctaatttaactgaaaaaaaaatttcctgatcTTTATTACATAGTTCTCAGGTTCAGTGTCCTTAATTCATAATCCCTGCCTTGCATAGACCCTTGGATGATCCATAGCTGCTTactcacatatatacattctgtctctctgtctccccacAACCcctttataataaagaaaatcaagtatacagaaaagcaaagaagtcAGTGTGTGGAATATACGCTCACTTAATTGTATAGCTATAAATTGTACCTGCTATAAATAACATATATGGAGGGGGttagaaatggcaaccaactccagtattcttgcctggagaatcccatggacggaggaactttgtgggctacagtccacgggttgcaaagagtcggacacggctgagcgacttcacttcacttcacttcacttcagagtttttaaaacaaattactgACATTTTACCCCTAAGTACTccaatatgcatttttaaaatatgtatgtcttCCTGGGTAAGCACAATATCTTTAATATACATAATAATTAATGATAATGCTCTAATATTATCCATATTGACATTTTTCATATTAAGACTTTCCCAATTGTACCCCCAACTCTTTTTACAACTAGTATCCATCCAGTCAAAAGTCATACACTGTACTTGATTGTATCACTcccttaaatttcttttaatcttaAACAGCCTCTGTCTTTATTTTCCATGCCCCTGACTTAGAAAATctgcttgattttaaaaatagccctTGGTAAAAATCTCTGTGATACCAAATTTTTTTCCTAGGTTTACAATAGAATCATTTTTCTCCATACTCTGTTTTTATAAATTCTTGTGAACTTTCCCTGGAGCTTTAGGCTGTAAAATTGTGGCTCTTTTTGCAAATGATAATAGTGGGCTGACTTCAGGGAATAGAAATTAtaatcatattaaaataaatcaacctACCTTTTAAGCCTAATAAAcctaaaaactggaaaaacaaaattacaCACCACTAAAATTAGGTTCATAGTCCCAAAAACTAAATGAGAGGAGTTGAAatcagttccaaagaatacaaaAGTTCTCTTGTCAAAATGTCAAGCATATCTATTGAGTCACTCTCTTAACTGCCATGATTAGTTTACAAGAAAAGAGtgaatattaattctttcattaaaaaaaatttacttacaTATTGAAAGTTAATTTATTATTGGAGGTGGTAAATATAACCCCAAAGTTTCAAATAATCATAGAATTTTCAGCTTTAATGATAGGAGGTTCTAGCTTTCTAGTCCTTTGCACAAAACACACTCAAAGAGGAAGCCATCcataacacaagaaaagacttttATCTCTCTGCCCAGCTCCTCTCATTTTATACAGGAAACACTGAACAATCATATCATCTAGGAGATCTACAGTAGAGATGAGACGTGCAAGTAAGCTAAGGAAAGAAATCAACCCAATTGTGAAACTTACCATGTAAGAATGTTAGTCTGTGTATTCTAAAGAAACAGAAGCCTTTTTTTCCTGGTtgagcttttcttcttcttttctgtaaCATAGAAGCAGAAACCACTGTCAGGAGAACAAGACTAGGAACAAGGGAGGCAAATCTGTATGTAAAGATTCAGGTTAGATATATATTCCCCCAAATTTGGGTAAGAATTATATGCACCTGGGAATAGATCAGGCTTACAGAGCACTAAACCACTAGTACTGTCTAACTAATAATACTCATGCCTCCACATGACCCTGGGTATGTGGATTTAGACACTTTTCAGAATATTGCTAGAGGGAAATATCACTTGGGAACTCCAGGTATTTAAAACAGATACTTTAGTTTAGCATTAGTATTCTACTTCTAATTCTACTTcttattcaaaaaagaaaaaagcataaaatcaaaaccaaaacaaagacaaaaaaagactGACCTAGAAATCATGTTTATCAATTGTATTCTATTCAAATCAACTCAGAGTTGGATTCATTAAGCTCTTTAAAAATCAGTTCTGTTTACTGtagtaaatatttcttgaggGAAAGAAACAAATGATGCTGAGACAGCTGAAAAAAATTACGACTGTGAGAGAATGAATTTGGACTCCTACTTCACACCATGTATGAGAATTAACtgaaaatgaatcaaaaaataataataataaaagaatcaaaggcctaaatataagaactaaactgtaaaactcttagacgAAAACAGGCATAAATCTTTTTGACCTTGGATTAAACCATGGTTTCTTAGTATGACACcaacacaaacaacaaaagaaaaaagataaactggaattcttcaaatttaaaacttttgtgctgCAGAGGCCATCAATCACAATAAtggaaaggcaacccacagaatgagaaaaaataattgccAATCCTTTATTTAACAAGGTGCTCTTGTatactccaaaatatataaagaccttaaaaacttaacagtaaaaagacaaataccctaATTTGGAAATGgtttcaaatattcaaaaattcaaatatttaacatatttgaaTAATATCTTTCCAAATTAGATGTTAAAATagccaacaaacacatggaaagatgcccgacatcattagtcattgctgctgctactgctaagtcgcttcagtcgtgtccaactctgtgagaccccatagacagcagcccaccaggctcccctgtccctgggattctccagacaagaacactggagtgggttgccatttccttttctaatgcatgacagtgaaaattgaaagtgaagtcgctcagtcatgtctgactcttggcgaccccatggattgcagcctaccaggctcttctgtccatgggattttccaggcaagagtactggagtgggctgccattgcatTAGTcgttagaaaaatacaaatcaaaaccttaatgagataccacttcatacacactagatggctataatcaaaaggACAGACAGAAGGTAACATAGAGttactatgctgctaagtcgcttcagttgtgtccaactctgtgcgaccccatagatggcagcccaccaggctcccccgtccctgggattctccagacaagaacactggagtgggttgccatttccttctccaatgcatgaaagtgaaaagtcaaagtgaagtcgctcagtcatagcgactagtagcaaccccatggactgcagcctaccaggctcctctgtccatgggattttccaggcaagagtgctggagtggggtgccattgccttctccagagttacTATATATCCCAGTGATTCCACTCCTATTTATATACTCcagaaaattggaaaacataTGCCTACACAGAAACTTGTAGATGAATATTCATAGTAGCATTAATCCTAATagtcaaaaagtggggaaattttaaatgtccatcaattgaatgaaataacaaaatgtggggacttccctagtggctcagtggttaagaattttccttccaatgaaggggacatgggttcaacccccggttggggaactaagatgccccatgccctggggcaactaagcctatgtgccctgcaactagagaagacttTCATACTGTGAGGAAAGttcctatgtgccacaactaatacctgacacagccaaataaatttaaaaataaatacttttttaaaatgtggtatatgtatacGATGGAATATAAtgcagccacaaaaaggaatgacatACTATAACGTGGTTTAACCTTGAAAGCATTATACTAagtcaaagaagccagacacaaaaggctacatatttttttaaataataaaaaaataaaatttttttcaaattacaaaaatataattttttttaaaggtcacaAGTTATATGATtctctttacatgaaatgtccagaacaggcaaatccatacagacagaaagcagattgatTAGTAGCTGTCAGGGGCAGGTGGGAGAGGAAGATAGGGAGTGATAGCTAAAAGGTATGGAGTTTcttttggaggtgatgaaaatgttctggaattagcgTTAATGGTTACACAACTTTGTGAAcattaaataatgaattttattatatgtaaattttatctaaaatatatatatatatttatttatagtgtACCTTACATCAGCATGGCTGACTTCCCTAGGCACTGATTCAGAGGCTCTGCTGACAGCCCAGTGGTTCTTAGAAATGTATGCTTTACATTAAAAGGAAGGAATATCCTAGAAAAGCTTTACATAAGCAAATTTTTGTATATCAAATCCTACATAGTAAAGAAAGCCTATGATGAAATCTTCCCTAAAATTAAGAAACTAAACACCCCAGAGGAAACAAACTTACGGCTACCAAGCCAGAAAGGGTGGGGGAGGAGTAAGTTAGGAGTTTGgaactaacatatacacactattataaaatagtgaaccaacaaggacctactgtatagcacagggaaacatactcaatattttgtaataacctataatggaattgagtctggaaaagaatatatatatatatatatgtgtgtaaataattgaatcactttattgtacacctgaaactaacacaacagtgtaaatcaactgtattttgaCACAGAAAAAGCTAAATTTACTAATTCACATCCTAATTTATCCATCCTGTGAATTTGAATTCTGTATGAGATTTACCCAAAAGAAAGGGCATTTGTTCAAGAATGATTATAAAATACCAACAGTTGCCATAAAACAGTGTTAGAAGACTTTTCCAGAACTGCCCAGCCTTACGATTTTATCTCCACCACTTTATGTGCTCTTTCAGCCCGTCGCTTTTTCCGGAAATGCTGGAAGAGGACCACCACAATTACTATTATGACCATCAGTGCACAGGCGGAGCCAATGGCCAAAGCCAGGAAGTGGATCTCAGAGAAGCGTACTGTAAGGAGAAAAGATCAAGTTGGGATTCTGAAAAGGAGGACTGTGATGAAATCTAAAGATATAATAGGGGTGTGTTTTCACCCTtaaatgaaatattcctttcttcTACCATATTAACTGTGTAAACTGGTAGCAATAGGAAAGCCATGCAGACTTCTTTAGTGGTTCTCAAACTATGGTCCTAGGAGGAGCAGCTACAGAATGACTTGAGAACTTCAAAAGGCGAGTTCCATCAGGCCCCACCCTAGATCTACCCAATTACAGGTGGGGCCCAGCAACCTGTTTTAACTtgttctccaggtgattctgatgcatgcaaaaaatttgagaatcactggggCAGGTAACCTAGCTAATGGGGTAAGGTTATTGCTGACCTCATCAAATCCAGTGTTTATTTCTCCCTGAATCCTTCTTACCTCTGTCATTCAGTCAGCCATTTATTCAGGTTTATTAAGAGTTTATTATGTCCTAGCACTTTGGTGGAAATACAAAGCCAGAAAAGACATTACTTTCAAGGAACTGATGCCCACAGGAAAGAGAGGCAAGTAACTGTAGTCTAGTGGATCAATGATGTATGAGGGAACCCAGAGGgaagtgaagcgaagtcgctcagtcgtgtctgactctttgcgaccccatgggctgtatcctaccaggctcctctgtccatgggattttccaggcaatagtcctggagtggattgccatttccttctccaggggatcttcccaacccagggatcgaaccctggtctcccacattgtagacagacgctttaccatctgagccaccaggaaagtccaaccCAGAGGGAAGGGTCCCTAAACAAGGTTAGAGACTGTGAAGTCTGAATCTCTTGATTTTGAGCTTGATTTCtgatttaaatttcaaaacaCCTACAGAGCTAGAAAGGACATTAGCGAATATCTAGCCCAGGGGTTTCCGAGCCTCAAGTCGGTAAAGGAAgagggcgggggcagggagggggagcGGTGAAGGAGAACAAACCCACGAAATCCATGTCAGATTGTGTGCCTTGTTTGTGGTAAACAGCTTATAGCTTTCGTGAGGTCCTCAGAGTAGTCATCCTAGTATGTTTAAGACCCGTGGGTTCTTATCTACCTGTTCGTTTggcaaagaggaaactgagatccaaaGACATTACATTACTTCTTTCAACACTTAGATGacttctccaaggtcacacagctctctATTGATAGGGCCTTGAAGGATAATGCTAGGACTGAAAGGAATTCATACCATTTTATAGGCTTTTATGTTTGGATAGTAACATGTTGGTTAAGAGAATACACCAACGACAGCTAGGTTAAAATACCAGCTCCTATGTGACTTGggtagcctcagtttcttcagtgtataAAGTAGAGATAACAATACTCATTTCTTGAGttcttataaaaaaataaagttgcttATGTAAATTGTTCCACACTGTGCCTGCACATAATACTTTCAATATATGTTAGCTATTATAATTTTCAGTACAATTCAGACTTTGGGGagttttacttttattatgtCATTTTATCCTCATCATAATCTTAGCTCTATTAGTCTcactttacagaagaaaaaaaatttatttacagctGATAAACTGTAGCAGTGACTCAGACCCAAATTTACAACTCTTAAGTTTTgtggtcttttatttttgttatctggCAGTTTTCCAGGTTGTCCTTTCTAGGCCTGCAGGCAATACAGTGCATTAGATGGAGCACAGTTTTGGAGATAGAGATGCTTGGGTTTGAGTTCTGAGTGACTCCAATTATCTGCTCCATGACTTTGGACAAGTGACTTAACCTGTATGAGCGCTGGTTTCCTCGTTAGTAAGATGGGGGGAAGGAAGCACTAAGAGCACAGTGGATTGACATGTGTAAAGATTAGACCGAGGACAAAGAGACTGGAGGGCATCGCCAACTCAGCGagcatgagcttgagcaaaccccgggagatggtgaaggacagggaagcctggcatgctgcagtccatggggtcgctgcagtccatggggttgcaaagagttggacatgacttagcactgaacaacaacaaagattagATGTGTTACATAAATCTCCTAGCATTACGAGAAGGGCTCGATAAACAATAGGTACCATTATTGCTATCTACTTCCAACAGTGAGTGTGAGAATGAGATGGTACATGTCAAGCACTTTGGACAGCGAGTAGGTACTCAATCTTGTGACTAGATGAGTGGATGAATGGACTTATTGTTAGCCTTTTATCAGAGAGTTGCTTCCTCTCCCTTTCATGATCTCAATGCCATTTTTGTAACCGGTTCCCTAGGTCCCTTTGcctgattttctgtttctttccacaGCCAAACAAAGCCTTTCTCTTCTTACCCCAGGACTCTTCACTCTTCCTCTGCAATCTCCAGATCCAAAGAGTTGGTCCTCCTCTCTACTCTTTCAGCCATCACAAAACTTTGCCCTTCTGTTTCCTACAAGCTCTCATACTTTCCCAAAACACTTGTCTCTGCGTCACCTACCGGTCTGCACGACGCTGAGCTGGATCTCCCCGATCAGCCCATCAAcgtcaggcgggttcttcacctgACAGGTGTATGTCCCGTTGTCATCAAACTGCAGCTTCCAGAGGAGGATGGAGACATCATACCGCTCAGGGTTCCCATCCCAGACCACTCGGTCCTTGAAGCGCCCACTCATGGGTTTGAAGGGATCCACATGGTAGTAGAAAACCTAGAGAGGAGTCACGCCAGAGGTTTTACTCGGCACCTGGGCAGGGAGACGGGTGGCAGGAGCAGAAGAGAAACAGCAGGGCCGTCCCCGGCGGCCCAGGGGTTGaggcttcaccttccagtgcacgggtgtgggtgtgatccctggtcagggagctaagttcccacgtgccttgtggccaaaacaccaaaacaataAGGCAGAAACAATATTGGAGCAcatccaataaagactttttaaatggtccacatcaaaaagaaaaatcttcaaaagAGAAACATCAGCAAGCCTGACTGTCCGGTCTGCAGCTCTCCTGCAACAACCTCTTGCTTTCCCCTTCACCAGCCTCTCAGTTCTGTCTCTGTGCCAAGAATCGTTCCCCAGCTTTACCCTGTGCTTATCgccaagaaaaatacaaaagggCCAGGAGAAATGGACTGGCTTATTTTTCTAATCCAGGGCCCCAAACTTACAAACTGCTCAGGGCCCCCATCTCGAGGACGGAAATTCCAGGTCACCGTGAGAGCATCACCCACTGGGGCAAAGCTGGAGAAAGTGCATTTTAACCGAATATCTGTCCCATTGACAGCCTCCAGCACACGGGGAGTGTAAATTTCCACAGCTGCTATTGGCCAAAGAGCTGCAATGGAAAAAAGGCAATGCAGGGTTAATAGGAGATGTGTCTTAAGAGAATTTCTGCTGACACTACCAAAATAAAGGTCTGAGTAGGGCATCCAACAGATCTGAGATGCCCCAGCTCTCACTCAAACTCAGCTTCACCCGCCGCGTATTCCTACCTACATGTAACCTTGACCCTCCCATTCCTTTAACAACTAAAAATAGCACCCAGTAAACTTTACTTAGCAGTCACATTTCTCTAAAACAGGATACCCTAGCCTCATGGTACCCACTTTAAAACTGCTCTAACAAACTATAAGCATTGGAAaataagattgaaggcagaaacaaaaaaaactaatCAAAACATGAATTAGACCTCTGTTCAGATTAACTATAATACATTATGTGTATCATGGTCCCCTAGCAGTAAGTTTTCCAGAAAGGGTCCTTGTTAAGTGAATTTCCTACTATTCCTAGTCTTCTGCAAAAAAACGGAATTAATCATCCCCAGACAATTTAGCTTGCTTGTACGGCTGGAACCTTTATACCACATAGCGTTTTTTTAGCATGATATTTACATTTAGTGTGTGCATGCTGGGGCAGTTAGCAAGCCACAGTGGGTCTTTCTCCTTAACCAGCTCCGCTTTCCCAATGCTGTCCAGGGTCTCAGACAGAAATCCAAGAGCCGGGTTCTGCCTGTAGTGGGAGGTGGAGAGCAGCCACCAAAAAAAGGAGTGTAACCTGAGATTAGAAAACCCTCTCTGTGCCCCAATCACTGGCAACCAGAAAACACCTAAACCTGTTTTTCCAAAAGCAGTTCCCCCGAAACAACCCCCCACTTCAGTTTCATTAAAGTTAACACTAAAGCAAAATGTAACTGTGGCTCAGGCTCCAGTAAAAGACTCTTGCAATTTCTGGGACAATGAGCTAACTTTATAGGGTAGGCAGTGGAGGAAATGCTCAGAAAAGCCCGTGAGCTCTTACCTGTGAGCTGTAAGCCAAGGAGAAAACGCACAGCACGCGTAGGGCTCTTGCCATACATGAGGGAaacccagccctggccccagagACCAGACCGGGCAGACCAAGCACGCCAGCACCCTGCCAAGGCCACTCCTGGTGGAGAGAGCACCTCGGCGTTTTTCCGGAGAAAGGAGTCTGTCGCCTCACCTGTGGGAACCTGAGCACCCGTGCCTGTGAGTCATTCCCGCTCTGCCAGTGCACTCTGCTGGAATGAAAGGTGGGGCTTCAGCTCGCaacaccctcctcccctccttccttgccTCCCTTCCACCCTCCGCGCTACAGACACGTCTACACAAAGTCCCAGACTCTTCAGGTCTATCTTTTCAGCTCATCTGGACCCTGGCCTCTGGATGGCCTCAGAAACAGCCAGAGGAGGTGGTGCCTGTCTGAAAGGTCCCAGGCTGCTTTGGGTCtggcccacacacacacatttttttaaaaaacaggttttAAGCTTGCCTAAGAAGTGAATGTTGAacttatctgcagtgatttcactTATCAAAGCACCGCCCTCAGGCCACAGTAGCCTGAACTGGATTACCACCTCCAAAATAATCAGAATTCCTTAGGACCCTCTGTATTCAAAAAGTCCTAGAGTTTGTATACTTGATTTTAACCAAATGTTACCACAAGGATCCCTGTGCTTTTTCTAGCTGGTAGATTTCCCCTGAAAACCCCATTCCCTCCACACCCCTGCCCCATCTAAAACAGACTGACCAAAATAAATCTGTGTTTAATGACCCTTTATGTTTGAAGGATTTAAAGAGGAATCACGTGCTATCTCAAGACACTTTGCAAAGTGCTTTCATTGACACGACCCTGCCCTGAAGTGTTCCCATTTCACCAGTGAAGACAGACACTAAAAACCCAGAGGTGATTTATTTGCGCAACCAATAGGTAGCAGAACTGGAACttgttttgactctttttttgtttttggccacacagcatgcgggatcttagttccccagggatcgaacccctgccccctgcagcagaagtgtATGCCTGTTAACCCctcgactgccagggaagttctctTTTTTTACTCAGTCTAGTGCTCTTTCCACAAAAATCATAGCTCATGTGAGCAATCAGACAGAGGATCCTCAAGGAAAAGCTTTTCCTAATACCTTTTTTGTACTTCAGGTTTTATTTGCCATTTTGGGGTCAGCCAACTGTCTGAGAAATCTGAATAGCTGAAGATTTGAAATGAGACAAGATGTCTCCTTGTCTGGAAGGATGATGGGTAATTGTTACAAATTAGTGAAGCTGTATGGAAACTCAGTAAAAGGAGGATGAAGGTTACCCATGCAATTAAGACATAATCTCTCACTGCCCTGGgtccagggtttaatccctgagcggggaactaagatcccacaatccGTGTGGCacggccaaaaagaaaagaagcaggctTGACTGGTAATCTAACCcagaacagaagaaataaattgCTATCCCTGGATTAGCGATCTAGAAACTCAAGTGATTCATAAAATCTCCCAGTGAAACCGCAGAACAAAGAAGTTTCTAGGACCTGGAGGAAGGGGCCGGCtgactagaaaaaataaaacagcataaagagggaagcaaagagaaaattcCACCGAGAGGTagactacaaaagaaaaaagcaaaagagagaaaagcagcAGGAGAAAGATGGGTCATTAAAAAAGTTAACAACAACCAAAATAGCCCCCATCAGAACTGAGAAACCAGGGACTCCACACGTGAAGAGGCATGGCGCCCCATGAGTGAGTGTCCTAGGAAGAGTGTTCCTGAACACAGGATGTTTGGCTCCTTTGTCAACCTCTAGGTCAGAAATCACACACGCAGTCAGTAGTCAACCTCAAATCAGAATGCTGGGGAAACATTTTAAATGGTGATAGGATAAAAGAGCCTTTCTGGCATGCAGGTCCAAAGAGTTCAGCTCCAGGAGCTGGAAAGAAAAGCAGTTAAGGAAACTTGAGCCTTGGCTGGCTTTCAACTTGCAGGGCAGTCCAGCCctaaaggaaggagaggagaagccTAAGGTTTTGAAGTCTGCCACAAACTGCAAATTTTTGGTGAGAGGTAGAGTTaccactgcctggaaaatcccatggacggaggagcctgttaggctgcagtccatgaggttgctaagagtcggacacaactgagcgacttcactttgacttttcactttcatgcattggagaaggaaatggcaacccactccagtattcttgcctggagaatcccagggacggtggagcctggtgggctgccatctatggggtcgcacagaatcagacacaactgaagcgacttagcagcagcagcagcagcagagttaccACAAGGCTCAGGGGATGCAGCAAACAGCAGCAGGAGGGGAATCAGGGCAGGAAGAGCTGAACAAACTGTTATCAGGAGGGAAgactcctcctccccacccttccctAGGTAGCCAGGCGCCCTTTGAGCAGGCAGACAGCGCTGCTCTGGAAGTTAGCCGCTGCCCAGAGCCCATTCCTCCTCAGCAGAGTTAAAGATCCTGGCGGGGTGCCCAACAACGCCCAATTCCTTCCAGTTAACAGCAGAGTCACCTGGTTcccctccctgggtggggaggggagaggccaaGGGCTGGACTTGCTAAATAGAGAGAACACTAAAGAAAAAGGAGGCCTGTCCCTAAGAGTCCCCAGGGTGCCATTCAGCAGGACTCTGATCAGAGATGGAGGCATCTGGGTGAGGCCTTAGTTACAGTTTGTATCTGGGCaagtgagagaaaaagaagaggactTCTGGAGATtgagagg
Protein-coding regions in this window:
- the MPZL2 gene encoding myelin protein zero-like protein 2 translates to MYGKSPTRAVRFLLGLQLTALWPIAAVEIYTPRVLEAVNGTDIRLKCTFSSFAPVGDALTVTWNFRPRDGGPEQFVFYYHVDPFKPMSGRFKDRVVWDGNPERYDVSILLWKLQFDDNGTYTCQVKNPPDVDGLIGEIQLSVVQTVRFSEIHFLALAIGSACALMVIIVIVVVLFQHFRKKRRAERAHKVVEIKSKEEEKLNQEKKASVSLEYTD